AGGACAGCTTCCACTACGAGGTCCTTCCCCTCGGCCCGAACGGCATGACGGCGCCACTCGCGCCGGGGGTGCCATACGAGGGCGCCGATCCGCGGGCGGGCATCCTCCGCCTCGCCGTCGCGCCGGCGGCGGCAAGCGACGCGGAGCGGTCGCTCGCGCTGCACGTGCGCGGCGCCGGCGCCGAGGCCGTGCTGGTGGGTGGCGACGGCCGCGTCGCGCACGGCGCCGACCTCCCGCTCGCGAGGGACGGCGGCACGCTGCTCGTCCACCACGGGCCGGGGCTCGTCCTCGCCTGGGTGGATCGGCGCGGCGAGGAGGCCTTCGACCTCTGGGGCGGCGCGGGGCTGCCGCGGGGGACGGAGATCGCATTTCCGGCCGCGGTCGTCCCGCTCGCGGGGACGATGCAGGCGCTGCGTGTGCCGCCACGCTTCTCGGGGATGCTCCACCTCCGAACCTCGACGCCCGTGCTGACGCTGGTGAAGCGCGGTGAGGCGCCGCCCGAGGTCGAGGTCCACGCGAGTGGCGCGGCCCTCGACACCTACGTGGCCGGCGAGCCCGTGCAGATCGGCCTCCGCGCCCTGGGCGGCGGCACGCTCTGGGGCACGGCCGAGGTGACGGCGTCGCGGGTCATGAAGATCGGCGAGGGGCTCGGCCCCGAGCGCCTCCTCCCCGCTGGCGGGACGGCGCTCTTCTCGTTCACGGTGACGCGCGAGGGTCCGGTCGGCGTCGGCGTGCGTGCGAGCCCGGACGTCGTCTCCGCGACGCTCCTCGACGCACACGGGAAACGGCTCGGCACGGGTGTGGTGCAGATGCCGACGCTCCAGCCGGGCACGTACCTGTTGGAGCTCCGCACGCCTCCCGAGTCGGGGCCGGTCGCGGTGCGGCCCGCGCTCGCGGGCATCGAGCTACCAGGCACAGGGCCCCCCGACGAGGTGGTGCGCGAGTACATGGCCAAGGCCGGGGCGGTGCCGCGATGATGCTCGTTCTCCTCCTCGCCCTGCTCGCCGCGCCGGCTGCCGCCGAGCCCGTGACGCCCGCGGCGACGCGACCCGCCGGCCAGGCGGGTACGATCATCGTCCCGGATCACTTCCTCCGCCGCTGGGACCCGGTGACGGTCTTCTTCGCGCAGGACGTGGGGCCCGCCAAGGGCGGCCCCGAGGATCACCCGGAGCGCCTGGTCACGCTCTCGCCGTCGCACCCGGGCGCGTTCACCTGGCTCGACGCGCGCACCCTCCAGTTCCGCCCCGCGGAGCCGTGGCCGCCGCTCGCGCGCTTTGCCTGGGCGGCGCGCGAGACGAAGGTCCGGCTCACGACGCTCATGGCGGCGCCCTCCAACGCCATCCCGCCCAACGACGCGCTCGGCCTCGAGCGGGTGGAGTCGATCACGCTCACCTTCGCCGAGCCGATCGACCCGGCGGACCTGGCGCGCATGGTGACCATCGAGCTCCGACCGCTCCCCGGCGTCGGCAGTGGCCAGGCGCGCTGGATGACGGCGGCCGACTTCCAGGTGAAGGCGCTCGAGCGTCACGCGCGCGCCGACCCGGCGACCTATGTCCTCGAGCTCGCGAGCCCGGTCCCGCTCGGCACGCGCGCCGTCGTCCACCTCCGCCTCTCGCTCGACGACGCCGCCACGGAGTCGTTCGCCGAGGTCGCGTTTGCGACGGCCGAGCCGTTCCGCGTGGTCGAGCTGGGCTGCCGCGGGGCCGGGGACGCGGGGGAGCGGCGCCGCGCCTATCCCGTGACGCCCGAGGGCGCGCGCTACACCGAGGCGCAGGCGCTCGGTTGCCCGGCGGGGAGTCGCACGCTCCTCGTCGAGTTCTCGACCGCGCCGCGCGACATCGGCCCGGTCGAGGGACGGAACCTGGTGCGCTTCACGCCGGCGGTGGACGACCTCTCCTTCGCGGTCGAGGGGAAGACGCTCGTGGTCGCGGGCGACTTCGCGGCGGAGCGGCCCTACCGCGTGATGCTGACGCCCGCCGCCGTCGCCGACGTGCAGGGCCGACCGCTCGAGATGACGGGCGAGAGCGAGCTGTGGGTCTACTTCCCGCGCCAGCCGAGCTACCTCGGCTGGAACGCCGCGCAAGGCCTGGTCGAGCGGTTCGGCCCACAGATGGTGCCGCTCGATGGGCGCGGGAAGGAGCGCCTCGATCTCCGCCTGCACCGGCTGGACCCGCTCGACCGCGCCTTCTGGCCCTTTCCCGCGCGGCCAGTCCCCGTGGACGAGTCGCAGCGGCCGCCCGGCCCGGGCGAGGAGCCCGCGCCGCACACCGAGCTCGGCCCCGTCTCGCTCGCGGAGCTGCAGCGCCACATCGCGGCGCTCGGCTCGCCGCCGGTCTCGACGCTGGTCGGGCTCCCGCTCCGCCGCGACGGGAAGGCGGCCAGTTTTGGCCTCGACCTCGCACCGCACCTCGCACGCGTCGCCGGCAGGGAGCGCCCCGGCGCCTACCTCGTTGGCCTTCGCCGCCTCGACAGCTCGAGCGACCGCTCGTGGATGCGCGTGCAGGTGACGGACCTGAGCCTCACCACGATGGAGGAGCCGGACGCCGTGCACTTCGCCGTCACCTCGCTCGTGAGGGGCCTGCCCGTCGCGGGCGCGTCGGTCAAGCTCGAGGGCACGCGCGAGAATGAGTGGGTGACGCTCGCCGAGGGCAAGGCGGGCGACGACGGGACCTTCCGCTGGCCGGCACCGGGCTGGGACCCCGCGCACCCGATCTACCGCCAGGTGCGCCGCATCGTGGTGGCGAGCGCCGACGACGTCCTCGTCCTCGAGCCGCTGCACGCGCCCGACGCCTACGCTGACAACCACTGGTCCGCGACGCGCGAGACCTGGCTCCAGTGGGCCTTCGAGCCGCTCGCGGCACGCACGCCCCCGCCGGAGGACCTCTGCCACCTCTTCACGGAGCGGCCGGTCTACCGCCCCGAGGAGACGGTGCACGTGAAGGGCTACGTGCGCCGCCGGGAGCGGGGGAAGCTCTCGCCGCTCAGCTTCGCGGGCACC
This genomic stretch from Deltaproteobacteria bacterium harbors:
- a CDS encoding alpha-2-macroglobulin, giving the protein MMLVLLLALLAAPAAAEPVTPAATRPAGQAGTIIVPDHFLRRWDPVTVFFAQDVGPAKGGPEDHPERLVTLSPSHPGAFTWLDARTLQFRPAEPWPPLARFAWAARETKVRLTTLMAAPSNAIPPNDALGLERVESITLTFAEPIDPADLARMVTIELRPLPGVGSGQARWMTAADFQVKALERHARADPATYVLELASPVPLGTRAVVHLRLSLDDAATESFAEVAFATAEPFRVVELGCRGAGDAGERRRAYPVTPEGARYTEAQALGCPAGSRTLLVEFSTAPRDIGPVEGRNLVRFTPAVDDLSFAVEGKTLVVAGDFAAERPYRVMLTPAAVADVQGRPLEMTGESELWVYFPRQPSYLGWNAAQGLVERFGPQMVPLDGRGKERLDLRLHRLDPLDRAFWPFPARPVPVDESQRPPGPGEEPAPHTELGPVSLAELQRHIAALGSPPVSTLVGLPLRRDGKAASFGLDLAPHLARVAGRERPGAYLVGLRRLDSSSDRSWMRVQVTDLSLTTMEEPDAVHFAVTSLVRGLPVAGASVKLEGTRENEWVTLAEGKAGDDGTFRWPAPGWDPAHPIYRQVRRIVVASADDVLVLEPLHAPDAYADNHWSATRETWLQWAFEPLAARTPPPEDLCHLFTERPVYRPEETVHVKGYVRRRERGKLSPLSFAGTVVIQGPGEQTWKRPVTLTPGGSFYAAFSEANLPTGDYSAHLEDAKKKPYGNVTFRIDAYRIPTFEVELHAPDKVPLDGEFQVALTSTYYAGGKVAGRPVAWRVTQFPYTWSPKQREGFEYSSDVRFSGAKRFESSGKLEKDDTTDENGAAQLSLDPAVEPTAQPRTYVVEATVTGPDDQTVTNTKHVVALPPFVLGLKVPRYLERATEVAPEVIVVGPDGSLQKGTEVKVRLLNRQWHSHLRASDFSNGVARYVTDVVDEKVSETTVTSGEEPTTLHLPIDHAGVYVVELEAHDRLGRAQVIGVDLYAGGTEPVTWAKPATRVFEVATD